A DNA window from Helianthus annuus cultivar XRQ/B chromosome 15, HanXRQr2.0-SUNRISE, whole genome shotgun sequence contains the following coding sequences:
- the LOC118487497 gene encoding secreted RxLR effector protein 161-like, whose amino-acid sequence MAYRSLNLIILRRCRKSLIFMIVLRLALQWILLLSSHLIKVAVSQLEYSRAIGSLMYVMISTRPHIAYAFGKLSRYTSNLGASHWQAMNQVFRYLKGTMKYGLTCTRFPSVLKGYADASWINNKEDHSSTSGWTFLLGGGAISWASKKHTCITDSTMESKFVD is encoded by the coding sequence ATGGCATATCGATCTCTCAATCTCATTATATTGAGAAGATGTAGGAAAAGTTTAATTTTCATGATAGTTCTCCGGTTAGCACTCCAATGGATCCTGCTTTTAAGCTCTCACCTAATAAAGGTGGCTGTAAGCCAACTTGAATATTCAAGGGCTATTGGATCTCTCATGTATGTTATGATTAGCACTAGACCGCATATAGCTTATGCTTTTGGAAAGCTTAGTAGGTATACTAGCAATCTAGGTGCAAGTCATTGGCAAGCTATGAATCAAGTATTTAGGTACTTGAAAGGAACCATGAAATATGGTTTGACTTGCACTAGATTTCCTTCAGTTTTAAAAGGTTATGCGGATGCAAGCTGGATTAACAACAAGGAAGATCACTCTTCCACAAGTGGATGGACTTTTCTGCTTGGAGGAGGTGCCATATCTTGGGCATCTAAGAAACATACTTGCATAACTGATTCAACAATGGAATCTAAGTTTGTAGATTAA